A part of Acidisarcina sp. genomic DNA contains:
- a CDS encoding efflux RND transporter permease subunit: MWIVRLALRRPYTFVVFALLLLILGPVAILRTPTDIFPDINIPIVTVIWNYGGLSAEEMANRLVTPSERSMTTTVNDIEHIESQTLSGLAIIKVYFQPHVNVANAVAQITAVSQTQLRQFPPGTNPPFIITYSASSVPILQLALSGQGLNEQQLNDFGVNFIRTQLATVQGASIPFPYGGRMRQVQVDLDLTALQAKKLSPSDVVNAISAQNIILPAGTLKLSELEYAVETNSSSTNIQALNDLPIRTIDGSMVYVHDVAHVRDGSPPQTNIVRVDGQRAALMTIQKTGSASTLDIIGSIRKKLPMIKSQLPPQLKIDLLSDQSIFVRSAISGVVREGIIAACLTGVMILLFLGSWRSTIIIAVSIPLSILSSIIVLSALGETINIMTLGGLALAVGILVDDATVAIENINRNLEGGKVLEQAIIDGSAEIAIPAFVSTLAICIVFVPMFFLGGVARYLFVPLAEAVVFAMLASYLLSRTLVPSMALFLLKEHDDEEEERKLNSRNPWTRFQLGFENVFARIRNSYTRLLELCVMHATVFLTLFVVFCLGSAAVLAPWLGRDFFPSVDSGQFKLHLRARTGTRIEETANLCDRVDQVIRREIPPSELNNIIDNVGIPYSGLNLSYSNSAPVGPGDADILVSLAKEHKPTDEHLAHLRTILAQEFPGVIFYTLPVDIVTQILNFGLSSPIDIQVVGPNLMANRAFAEKLMNEIKFVPGTAGIRIQQPFDSPKLYVNVDRTKAQDMGLAQRDVAGNLLVALSGSFQTSPSFWLNPQNGVSYNIAVQAPQYSLDTLQDLKNIPITRNSTTASGANTSTSGGQATTPSMGGKPIQILGNLATITRGSELATVSHYDVQPVIDIYANVVNSDLGSVDKQIEKILDAHRKELPRGSQISVRGEVETMRTAYTGLIAGLIFSILFVYLLIVVNFQSWLDPLIIIGALPAALAGIVWFLFVTHTRLSVPALTGAIMCMGVATANSILVVSFAREQLEVMVGDARRAAIVAGSTRFRPVIMTALAMIIGMVPMALGMGDGGEQNAPLGRAVIGGLLFATVATLLFVPTFFSAVHGAIERRRRQRAAAQKTDQAIVTG; the protein is encoded by the coding sequence ATGTGGATTGTTCGCCTCGCGCTGAGACGTCCCTATACATTCGTCGTTTTTGCGCTTCTGCTGCTCATTCTCGGCCCTGTCGCCATCCTCCGGACCCCGACTGATATCTTCCCCGATATCAATATCCCGATCGTTACGGTGATATGGAACTATGGCGGGCTCTCCGCAGAGGAGATGGCCAACCGCCTGGTGACCCCCAGCGAACGCTCGATGACGACGACCGTGAACGACATCGAGCATATCGAGTCGCAAACACTCAGCGGGCTCGCGATCATCAAGGTGTACTTCCAGCCTCATGTGAATGTGGCGAACGCTGTCGCGCAAATTACCGCAGTCTCCCAAACGCAGTTGCGCCAGTTCCCTCCGGGAACCAACCCTCCATTCATCATTACCTATAGCGCTTCCAGTGTTCCGATCCTTCAACTGGCGCTCTCCGGCCAGGGGCTGAACGAGCAGCAACTCAACGATTTTGGCGTTAACTTCATTCGTACTCAGCTAGCCACTGTTCAGGGGGCATCCATTCCGTTCCCCTACGGCGGCCGGATGCGTCAGGTTCAGGTGGATCTCGACTTGACCGCTCTGCAGGCCAAGAAGCTTTCGCCATCGGATGTAGTCAACGCCATCTCTGCACAGAACATCATCTTGCCCGCGGGCACGCTCAAGCTAAGCGAGCTCGAATATGCAGTCGAGACGAATAGCAGCTCTACGAATATCCAGGCTCTCAACGACCTGCCCATCCGTACCATCGACGGCTCCATGGTCTACGTGCACGATGTCGCCCACGTTCGCGACGGATCTCCGCCGCAGACCAACATCGTTCGCGTCGATGGGCAGCGGGCCGCCCTGATGACGATCCAGAAGACCGGCAGCGCCTCCACGCTCGACATTATTGGCAGCATCCGGAAGAAGCTGCCGATGATTAAGTCGCAGCTGCCTCCACAGCTTAAGATTGATCTCCTGTCCGATCAGTCGATCTTCGTGCGTTCGGCAATTAGCGGAGTGGTCCGCGAGGGCATCATCGCCGCATGTCTCACCGGCGTCATGATCCTGCTCTTCCTCGGAAGCTGGCGCAGCACGATCATCATCGCCGTCTCCATCCCGCTCTCCATCCTCAGCTCCATCATTGTGTTGAGTGCGCTGGGCGAAACCATCAATATCATGACTCTGGGCGGCCTCGCGCTTGCCGTAGGAATTCTGGTGGATGATGCCACCGTCGCCATCGAGAACATCAATCGCAATCTCGAAGGGGGCAAGGTTCTGGAACAGGCGATCATCGATGGCTCCGCAGAGATCGCCATCCCCGCCTTTGTCTCTACGCTCGCGATCTGCATCGTCTTTGTGCCCATGTTTTTCCTTGGAGGCGTGGCGCGATACCTCTTCGTGCCCCTGGCGGAAGCGGTAGTCTTCGCCATGCTCGCCTCGTACCTGCTCTCGCGGACTCTTGTCCCCTCCATGGCGCTCTTTCTTCTTAAGGAGCATGACGACGAAGAAGAAGAGCGCAAATTAAACAGCCGGAATCCCTGGACGCGTTTTCAGCTTGGCTTTGAGAATGTCTTTGCGCGCATCCGCAACTCCTACACCCGTCTGCTGGAGCTATGCGTTATGCACGCCACCGTCTTTCTGACGCTCTTCGTGGTCTTCTGCCTGGGTTCGGCTGCGGTGCTCGCTCCCTGGCTGGGGCGCGACTTCTTTCCATCCGTAGATAGCGGGCAATTCAAGCTGCATCTGCGCGCCCGCACTGGTACGCGTATCGAAGAGACTGCGAACTTATGCGATCGCGTCGACCAGGTGATTCGGCGCGAAATTCCGCCGAGCGAACTCAACAACATCATCGACAACGTAGGCATACCCTACAGCGGCCTGAATCTCTCCTACAGCAACTCGGCGCCGGTTGGTCCCGGGGATGCCGACATCCTGGTATCGCTTGCGAAGGAGCACAAGCCCACCGACGAGCATCTCGCGCATCTCCGCACCATCCTCGCGCAGGAGTTCCCCGGAGTTATCTTCTATACTCTGCCGGTCGATATCGTGACCCAGATCCTCAACTTCGGCCTCTCCTCGCCGATCGATATTCAGGTGGTTGGGCCGAACCTGATGGCAAATCGTGCCTTTGCCGAAAAGTTGATGAACGAAATTAAATTCGTTCCCGGCACGGCGGGCATTCGCATCCAGCAACCCTTCGACAGTCCGAAGCTCTATGTGAACGTGGACCGCACCAAGGCGCAGGATATGGGACTCGCGCAGCGCGATGTCGCTGGAAATCTTCTGGTGGCTCTCAGCGGAAGCTTCCAGACCTCGCCATCGTTCTGGCTCAATCCGCAGAACGGCGTTAGCTACAACATCGCGGTGCAAGCGCCACAATACAGCCTCGATACGTTGCAGGACCTCAAGAACATCCCCATCACACGCAACAGCACCACCGCGTCGGGTGCGAATACTTCTACCTCAGGCGGTCAGGCCACCACACCCAGCATGGGAGGGAAGCCGATCCAGATCCTCGGCAACCTGGCTACCATCACACGCGGCTCCGAACTCGCGACCGTCAGCCACTATGACGTCCAGCCCGTGATCGATATCTATGCCAACGTGGTCAACAGCGATCTGGGCAGCGTGGATAAGCAGATAGAGAAGATACTCGACGCCCACCGGAAGGAGCTACCGCGTGGCTCGCAGATCAGCGTGCGGGGCGAAGTCGAGACCATGCGCACAGCGTATACGGGCCTCATCGCCGGATTGATATTTTCCATCCTCTTCGTATACCTGCTGATCGTGGTTAACTTTCAGTCCTGGCTGGATCCGCTCATTATTATTGGGGCGTTGCCCGCTGCGTTGGCCGGTATCGTGTGGTTTCTCTTTGTTACCCACACCCGTCTCAGCGTTCCGGCTCTTACCGGCGCGATTATGTGCATGGGCGTGGCCACCGCCAATTCGATTCTCGTGGTCAGCTTTGCCCGCGAGCAATTGGAGGTCATGGTGGGGGATGCCCGTCGCGCGGCGATCGTCGCCGGCTCCACGCGCTTTCGCCCCGTCATCATGACCGCGCTGGCCATGATCATCGGTATGGTGCCGATGGCCCTTGGTATGGGCGATGGCGGCGAACAGAATGCACCGCTGGGGCGTGCGGTCATTGGCGGGTTGCTCTTCGCGACTGTCGCCACACTGCTCTTTGTTCCGACATTTTTCAGTGCGGTGCATGGCGCCATTGAGCGCAGGCGCCGTCAACGCGCAGCGGCTCAGAAAACAGATCAGGCAATAGTTACCGGTTGA